A region of Falco peregrinus isolate bFalPer1 chromosome 13, bFalPer1.pri, whole genome shotgun sequence DNA encodes the following proteins:
- the COMMD5 gene encoding COMM domain-containing protein 5 — translation MAAAVGKAAAAAYGHGESGGGRGGGFLGPRVPVEVEAMARGVQDIGKETFRRLLRVAVNALEGKDCKESVKLIAESTNLSEEQLAFLISGMYTLLREALRLPLSTFKQEVFKEDLKELRIPEDFIVDFSSIVFGNRRPTSEGTALIQGSRLPSIQDLKWRVDVAISTSSLARALQPSILMMMKLSDGTAHRFEVPVSKFQELRYNIALILKEMNDLEKWSILKIQD, via the exons ATGGCGGCGGCGGTGGGcaaggcggcggcggcggcctaCGGGCACGGCGAGagcggcgggggccgcggcggcggcttCCTGGGGCCGCGAGTGCCGGTCGAGGTGGAGGCCATGGCCCGGGGCGTGCAGGACATAGGCAAGGAGACCTTCCGGCGGCTGCTCAGAG TTGCTGTTAATGCATTGGAAGGAAAAGACTGCAAGGAATCTGTCAAGCTGATTGCAGAAAGCACAAATCTCTCAGAAGAGCAACTTGCATTCCTCATTTCTGGCATGTACACCCTTCTCCGAGAAGCACTGAGACTGCCCTTATCAACTTTCAAGCAAGAA GTTTTTAAGGAAGACCTAAAGGAGCTCAG GATACCGGAAGATTTCATTGTGGACTTCTCCAGCATAGTCTTTGGTAACAG GCGGCCCACTTCCGAAGGCACAGCTCTGATACAAGGAAGTAGGTTGCCAAGCATCCAGGACTTGAAGTGGAGAGTGGACGTAGCTATATCCACAAG ttcACTGGCCCGTGCACTTCAACCATCCATTTTAATGATGATGAAGCTTTCAGATGGGACAGCTCATCGCTTTGAA GTGCCAGTTTCAAAGTTTCAAGAACTGAGATACAATATTGCCCTTATACTGAAGGAAATGAATGATTTGGAGAAGTGGAGCATACTGAAGATCCAGGACTGA
- the FAM199X gene encoding protein FAM199X, giving the protein MTEEPYEKFLAPEEPCPLLSHQHPPRGGSLSLSEEGCLDVSDFGCQLSSCHRTDPLHRFHSNRWNLTSCGTSVASSECSEELFSSVSVGDQDDCYSLLDDQEFTSFDLFPEGSVCSDVSSSISTYWDWSDSEFEWQLPGSDITSGSDVLSDVIPSIPSSPCLLPKKKNKHRNLDELPWSAMTNDEQVEYIEYLSRKVSTEMGLREQLDIIKIIDPTAQISPTDSEFIIELNCLTDEKLKQVRNYIKEHGPRQRSARESWKRSNYSCASTSGVSGASASSSSASMVSSASSSGSSVANSASNSSANMSRAHSDSNLSTSAADRIRDSKKRSKQRKLQQKALRKRQLKEQRQARKERLSGLFLNEEVLSLKVTEEDHEGDVDVLM; this is encoded by the exons ATGACCGAGGAGCCGTACGAGAAGTTCCTGGCCCCCGAGGAGCCGTGCCCGCTGCTCTCGCACCAGCACCCGCCGCGGGGCGGCAGCTTGAGCCTGAGCGAGGAGGGCTGCCTGGACGTCAGCGACTTCGGCTGCCAGCTCTCGTCCTGCCACCGCACCGACCCGCTGCACCGCTtccactccaacag GTGGAACTTGACATCTTGTGGAACCAGCGTAGCCAGCTCGGAATGCAGTGAGGAGTTGTTCTCATCGGTTTCAGTTGGTGATCAAGATGACTGTTACTCTTTACTGGATGACCAGGAGTTCACCTCTTTTGATTTATTCCCTGAGGGCAGTGTCTGCAGTGATGTGTCATCTTCTATCAGCACATACTGGGATTGGTCAGACAGTGAGTTTGAATGGCAG TTGCCTGGCAGCGACATTACAAGTGGGAGTGATGTACTTTCTGATGTTATACCTAGTATTCCGAGCTCTCCTTGTCTgcttccaaaaaagaaaaacaagcataGGAATCTTGATGAACTTCCATGGAGTGCAATGACAAATGATGAACAG GTTGAATATATTGAGTATTTGAGTCGCAAAGTCAGTACAGAGATGGGCCTTCGAGAGCAACTtgatattattaaaattattgatCCTACTGCTCAGATCTCACCTACGGATAGTGAATTCATTATTGAATTGAACTGTCTCAcagatgaaaaactgaaacag GTGAGAAACTACATCAAGGAGCATGGACCTCGTCAACGATCTGCAAGGGAAAGCTGGAAGAGGAGTAACTACAGTTGTGCAAGTACCAGTGGTGTGAGCggtgccagtgccagcagcagcagtgccagcatgGTCAGCTCAGCGAGCAGCAGTGGCTCTAGTGTCGCTAACTCCGCTTCAAACTCAAGCGCCAACATGAGTCGAGCGCACAGTGATAGTAATTTGTCCACAAGTGCTGCAGACAGAATCCGGGATTCAAAA AAGCGTTCCAAGCAACGGAAGCTACAGCAAAAGGCCTTACGCAAGAGACAGCTGAAAGAACAAAGACAAGCCCGTAAGGAGAGACTGAGTGGATTATTTCTTAATGAAGAAGTGCTCTCTTTAAAAGTGACTGAGGAGGACCATGAAGGAGATGTGGATGTTTTAATGTGA